One Clostridium novyi NT genomic window carries:
- a CDS encoding F0F1 ATP synthase subunit A has translation MEEGKVFYLNLANYKIAISNIVVIQWAIILITLLICIMVTRKLKKIPGKRQTAVEMFVSGIKDIIKNIMGEEAVVFTPYIGTLVIFLLVMNLAGLVGIEPPTKDFSVTCGVAAISFIVIQAYAIKKQGLGGYLKGYTNPIWVLFPINIMERVMLPVSLSLRLFGNMTAAVVIMDLVYKGLSSLPLPFGIAQLGIPIPLHFYFDVFDGGLQMIIFTMLTMINIKIISEH, from the coding sequence ATGGAGGAAGGTAAAGTTTTTTACTTGAATCTAGCTAACTATAAGATTGCTATTTCAAATATAGTAGTGATCCAATGGGCGATAATACTAATAACATTATTAATATGTATTATGGTTACTAGAAAGCTTAAAAAGATACCTGGTAAAAGACAAACTGCAGTAGAAATGTTTGTTTCAGGTATCAAGGATATCATAAAAAATATTATGGGAGAAGAAGCAGTAGTATTTACCCCGTATATAGGCACACTAGTTATATTCTTATTAGTAATGAATTTAGCTGGTTTAGTGGGAATAGAACCCCCAACAAAAGATTTTAGTGTAACTTGTGGAGTTGCAGCAATAAGTTTTATAGTAATACAAGCTTATGCAATAAAGAAACAAGGACTAGGAGGTTACTTAAAGGGATATACTAATCCTATTTGGGTGTTGTTCCCTATAAATATAATGGAAAGAGTAATGCTTCCAGTATCATTGAGTCTAAGACTATTTGGTAATATGACAGCTGCTGTAGTCATAATGGACTTGGTTTATAAAGGGCTTTCAAGTTTACCACTTCCATTTGGAATTGCTCAACTTGGAATACCAATTCCATTACATTTTTATTTTGATGTATTTGATGGTGGATTACAGATGATTATATTTACTATGCTTACAATGATAAACATTAAGATAATATCAGAACACTAA
- a CDS encoding ATP synthase subunit I, giving the protein MNKDHEVYTMIKQMKYLDIVVLSILVIICYIINKKYIAICTLGFMVSVLSFYLNAYVTEYVFNKNLEKSNQITILSYYIRIFLISIIGIAVFTYNRFNIIAYILGYTFRFFSLILYALVIKK; this is encoded by the coding sequence ATGAATAAAGACCATGAAGTTTATACTATGATAAAACAAATGAAGTATTTAGATATTGTTGTTTTATCTATACTAGTAATTATTTGTTACATTATAAATAAGAAGTATATTGCAATTTGTACTCTTGGCTTTATGGTTTCAGTTTTAAGTTTTTATTTAAATGCATATGTTACAGAATATGTTTTTAATAAAAATTTAGAAAAAAGTAACCAAATAACAATTTTAAGTTATTATATAAGAATATTTTTAATAAGTATTATAGGAATTGCAGTATTTACATACAATAGATTTAACATAATAGCTTATATATTAGGTTACACATTTCGTTTTTTCTCCTTAATTCTTTATGCTTTAGTTATAAAGAAATAA
- a CDS encoding acetyl-CoA C-acetyltransferase, translating into MKEVVIASAVRTAIGSYGGALKDVPAVKLGEIVVREALKRANVKPEQVDEVILGHVLQTAQGQNTTRQVIINSGIPKEVAGFTINKVCGSGLRAVSLAAQLIKTGDVDIIVAGGMENMSATPYALPGGRWGQRMFDGKIIDTMVKDGLWDAFNQYHMGITAENIAEQWGITREEQDAFALRSQNLAEKAVKSGRFKDEIVPVVIKTRKGEKVVDTDEFPRFGTTAEALAKLKPAFKKDGGTVTAGNASGINDGAAALVVMSADKAKELGIKPLAKIVSYGSKGVDPSIMGYGPFGATKKALEVAGLKVEDLDLIEANEAFAAQSIAVARDLGFNMDIVNVNGGAIALGHPIGCSGARILVTLLHEMEKRDAKRGLATLCIGGGMGTALIVER; encoded by the coding sequence ATGAAGGAAGTAGTTATTGCAAGTGCGGTAAGAACAGCTATAGGAAGTTATGGTGGAGCGTTAAAGGATGTTCCTGCAGTTAAACTTGGTGAAATCGTTGTCAGAGAAGCGCTAAAAAGAGCTAATGTAAAACCTGAACAAGTAGATGAAGTGATTCTTGGACATGTATTACAAACAGCACAAGGACAAAACACAACAAGACAAGTAATAATAAATTCAGGAATTCCTAAAGAAGTAGCAGGATTTACTATAAACAAGGTTTGTGGATCAGGTTTAAGAGCAGTTTCATTAGCGGCTCAACTTATAAAAACAGGAGATGTAGATATAATCGTTGCAGGTGGAATGGAAAACATGTCAGCTACTCCATATGCTTTACCAGGTGGTAGATGGGGACAAAGAATGTTTGATGGAAAAATCATAGATACTATGGTTAAAGACGGTCTTTGGGATGCATTTAACCAATATCACATGGGAATAACTGCAGAAAACATAGCAGAACAATGGGGAATCACTAGAGAAGAACAAGATGCTTTTGCATTAAGATCTCAAAACTTAGCTGAAAAAGCAGTTAAATCAGGAAGATTTAAAGATGAAATAGTTCCAGTTGTTATTAAAACTAGAAAAGGTGAAAAAGTAGTTGATACAGATGAATTCCCAAGATTCGGAACAACTGCTGAGGCTTTAGCAAAATTAAAACCTGCATTCAAAAAAGATGGTGGTACAGTTACAGCAGGAAATGCTTCAGGTATCAATGATGGAGCAGCAGCATTAGTTGTAATGAGTGCTGATAAAGCTAAAGAATTAGGAATAAAACCACTAGCTAAAATAGTATCTTACGGTTCAAAGGGTGTTGATCCAAGCATAATGGGATATGGACCATTTGGAGCAACTAAAAAAGCTCTTGAAGTTGCAGGATTAAAAGTTGAAGATTTAGACTTAATAGAAGCTAATGAAGCTTTCGCAGCTCAAAGTATAGCAGTTGCTAGAGATTTAGGATTTAACATGGATATAGTAAATGTAAATGGTGGAGCTATAGCATTAGGACACCCAATCGGATGCTCAGGTGCAAGAATACTTGTTACACTATTACATGAGATGGAAAAAAGAGATGCTAAAAGAGGACTTGCTACACTTTGCATAGGTGGAGGAATGGGAACAGCTCTTATAGTTGAAAGATAG
- the wecB gene encoding non-hydrolyzing UDP-N-acetylglucosamine 2-epimerase, with amino-acid sequence MKKLKVMSVFGTRPEAIKMAPLVKELEKNSSIESKVCVTAQHREMLDQVLTLFNIVPDYDLNLMKRKQSLNSITTDVLNSLGDILSAEKPDIILVHGDTTTTFASALAAFYNKIKVGHVEAGLRTYDKYFPFPEEMNRKLTGAIADLHFAPTSRNKDNLLKEGVVENDIFVTGNTVIDAMNYTIQENYTFENKVLNNINYNKKVIMVTAHRRENWGEGIENICKALLEIKKGNKDVEIVYLVHLNPVVRDVVYKYLDGVEGIHLLEPLDTKETHNLMKKSYFIMTDSGGIQEEAPHLGKPVLVLRDVTERIEAVEAGTVKIVGVNTENIVKEANKLLSHKKEYEVMSKAVNPYGDGKASEKIVENIINYFQSK; translated from the coding sequence GTGAAAAAGTTAAAAGTAATGAGTGTATTTGGAACTAGACCAGAGGCTATAAAAATGGCACCACTTGTTAAAGAATTAGAGAAAAACAGTAGTATTGAGTCAAAAGTATGTGTTACAGCGCAACATAGAGAAATGTTGGATCAAGTTTTAACTCTTTTTAATATAGTACCTGACTATGATTTGAACTTGATGAAAAGAAAACAAAGTCTTAATAGCATAACTACGGATGTGTTAAATAGCTTAGGTGATATTTTAAGTGCGGAAAAACCAGATATTATTTTAGTACATGGAGATACTACAACTACTTTTGCTTCGGCACTTGCGGCTTTTTATAATAAAATAAAAGTTGGGCATGTAGAGGCTGGACTTAGAACTTATGATAAATATTTCCCTTTTCCTGAAGAAATGAATAGAAAGCTTACAGGAGCTATAGCAGATTTACATTTTGCACCTACTTCTAGAAATAAAGACAATTTATTGAAGGAAGGAGTAGTTGAGAACGATATTTTTGTAACAGGCAACACTGTAATAGATGCCATGAATTATACTATTCAGGAAAATTATACCTTTGAAAATAAAGTCCTAAATAACATTAATTACAATAAAAAAGTAATAATGGTTACTGCTCACAGAAGAGAGAACTGGGGAGAAGGAATAGAGAATATATGTAAAGCCTTATTAGAAATAAAAAAGGGTAATAAGGATGTTGAGATTGTATATTTAGTTCATTTAAATCCCGTTGTGCGAGATGTTGTGTACAAATATTTAGATGGGGTAGAAGGAATACATTTATTAGAGCCACTAGATACTAAGGAAACTCATAATTTAATGAAAAAGAGTTATTTTATAATGACTGATTCAGGCGGAATACAAGAAGAGGCGCCACATTTAGGAAAACCTGTGTTAGTTCTTAGAGATGTAACTGAAAGAATTGAGGCTGTAGAAGCAGGGACTGTAAAAATTGTTGGTGTAAATACTGAAAATATAGTGAAAGAAGCCAATAAATTATTGTCGCATAAAAAAGAATATGAAGTTATGAGTAAAGCTGTTAACCCTTATGGTGATGGTAAAGCTTCTGAAAAAATTGTAGAAAATATAATAAATTACTTCCAAAGCAAATAG
- a CDS encoding MraY family glycosyltransferase has protein sequence MDRITVLTLIAVLISFILTPFMKKIAFYVKALDVPKDKRKIHKKPIPLLGGVAIYLSFLITLLLKSGSLHKSEKGLLIGATIIVIGGLIDDLKDIKPCIKLLFQLAAAISLVAFDINIIRITNPLPTSRAFLDLGWLSIPITIFWVVGITNALNLIDGLDGLAAGVSFICSVTIFIIAALNGRHEAALLTAVLSGAIFGFLPYNFNPASIFMGDTGSQLLGFLLAAISLEGTIKSATAFAIAVPILAFGLPIYDTMFAMIRRKVNGKPIMQADRGHLHHRLLDMGLSQRQVVVIMYLISAVLGGISIIAMQISSTRAYFLLTVVIIIITFAAWKYGFFKKRD, from the coding sequence ATGGATAGAATAACGGTTTTAACATTAATTGCAGTGTTGATATCATTTATATTGACACCTTTTATGAAAAAGATTGCTTTTTATGTAAAGGCATTAGATGTTCCTAAAGACAAAAGGAAGATACATAAAAAGCCAATTCCTCTATTGGGAGGGGTTGCAATATATTTATCATTTTTAATAACTTTATTGTTGAAAAGTGGTAGTTTGCATAAGTCTGAAAAAGGATTGTTAATTGGAGCTACAATAATTGTTATTGGTGGACTAATAGATGATTTAAAGGATATAAAACCTTGTATAAAACTTTTATTTCAATTAGCTGCGGCTATTTCTCTTGTGGCATTTGATATAAATATAATTAGAATAACCAATCCTTTACCAACAAGTAGAGCATTTTTAGATTTAGGATGGCTCTCAATACCAATAACTATATTTTGGGTGGTGGGAATTACAAATGCATTAAATTTAATTGATGGATTAGATGGCTTAGCAGCTGGGGTGTCCTTTATTTGCTCTGTTACTATATTTATAATAGCTGCATTAAATGGAAGACATGAAGCAGCACTTCTTACTGCAGTGTTAAGTGGAGCTATATTTGGATTTTTACCATATAATTTTAATCCAGCATCTATATTTATGGGTGATACGGGATCACAATTGCTTGGATTTTTACTTGCAGCAATATCTTTAGAAGGAACTATAAAATCAGCAACTGCCTTTGCAATAGCGGTACCAATACTTGCTTTTGGACTTCCTATATATGATACAATGTTTGCTATGATTAGAAGAAAAGTTAACGGAAAACCTATAATGCAAGCTGACAGAGGACATTTACATCACAGATTATTAGATATGGGATTAAGTCAAAGACAGGTTGTTGTAATTATGTATTTAATAAGTGCAGTTCTTGGTGGAATCTCTATTATTGCAATGCAAATAAGCAGTACTAGAGCATACTTCTTGTTAACTGTAGTAATAATTATAATTACATTTGCTGCGTGGAAATATGGATTCTTTAAAAAGAGAGATTAA
- a CDS encoding deoxycytidylate deaminase gives MERIDKCNYYLDICQTILERGTCLRRNFGAIIVKNDEIISSGYTGAPRGRKNCSDLKRCRREELNVERGTRYELCRSVHAEQNAIISARRQDMLNGVLYLVGKEVATGELVKNAAPCSLCKRFIINAGISKVIIRDTMTNYRVIDVEEWIENDDSLNGDGSY, from the coding sequence ATGGAAAGAATAGATAAATGTAATTATTACTTGGATATTTGTCAAACAATATTAGAAAGAGGAACTTGTCTTAGAAGAAATTTTGGAGCTATAATCGTAAAAAATGATGAAATAATTTCTTCAGGATATACAGGTGCGCCTAGAGGCAGAAAAAATTGTTCTGACTTAAAGCGTTGTAGAAGAGAAGAGTTAAATGTAGAAAGAGGAACAAGATATGAACTTTGCAGATCTGTTCATGCAGAACAAAATGCAATTATATCAGCTAGAAGACAAGATATGTTAAATGGTGTTTTATATCTTGTTGGAAAAGAAGTGGCTACTGGAGAATTAGTAAAAAATGCGGCACCTTGTTCTCTTTGTAAAAGATTCATTATAAATGCTGGAATAAGCAAGGTTATTATAAGAGATACAATGACTAATTATAGGGTTATAGATGTAGAAGAGTGGATAGAAAATGATGATTCTCTAAACGGAGACGGCTCATACTAA
- the upp gene encoding uracil phosphoribosyltransferase, with protein sequence MSKVTQIAHPLILHKLAIIRNKNTGSKDFRELVEEVAMLMAYEVTRDLPLEEVEIETPICKTKCKMLSGKKMAIVPILRAGLGMVDGMLKLIPAAKVGHIGMYRDEETFKPVEYFCKMPQDIHERDIIVTDPMLATGGSAIDAINALKKRGAKSIRLMCLISSPEGIKAVMDAHPDVDIYVGDIDERLNEHGYIIPGLGDAGDRLFGTK encoded by the coding sequence ATGAGTAAAGTAACACAAATAGCACATCCTTTAATATTACATAAACTAGCTATTATAAGAAATAAAAACACAGGATCTAAAGATTTTAGAGAACTTGTAGAAGAAGTAGCTATGTTAATGGCTTATGAAGTTACACGTGACTTACCATTAGAAGAAGTTGAAATTGAAACACCTATATGTAAGACAAAATGCAAAATGCTTTCAGGAAAGAAAATGGCTATAGTTCCTATATTAAGAGCTGGTCTTGGAATGGTAGACGGTATGTTAAAACTTATACCAGCTGCTAAAGTGGGGCACATAGGAATGTATAGAGATGAAGAAACATTCAAACCTGTAGAATATTTCTGCAAGATGCCTCAAGATATACATGAAAGAGATATAATTGTAACAGATCCAATGTTAGCTACAGGCGGATCAGCAATAGATGCTATTAACGCTCTTAAGAAAAGAGGAGCTAAAAGCATAAGATTAATGTGTTTAATATCTTCACCAGAAGGAATTAAAGCAGTTATGGATGCACATCCAGATGTTGATATATATGTTGGAGATATAGATGAAAGATTAAATGAACATGGATATATAATACCAGGTCTTGGAGATGCTGGAGATAGATTATTTGGAACTAAATAG
- the rpiB gene encoding ribose 5-phosphate isomerase B, with product MKIAIGCDHGGVELKKTVIEHLQEKGIEVKDFGTYTEESCDYPEYGQKVAEEVVAKNYDFGIVICGTGIGISISANKVPGARAALCHDTFSAHATREHNNANILALGARVTGPGLALDIVDAFLGATFEGGRHERRIDKISEIEKKYSK from the coding sequence ATGAAAATAGCTATAGGATGCGATCACGGTGGAGTGGAGCTAAAGAAAACTGTAATTGAACATTTACAAGAAAAAGGAATAGAAGTTAAGGATTTTGGAACTTACACTGAAGAATCTTGTGATTATCCAGAATACGGACAAAAGGTAGCAGAAGAAGTTGTAGCGAAAAATTATGATTTTGGTATAGTTATATGTGGAACTGGTATTGGTATAAGCATATCTGCAAACAAAGTTCCAGGAGCAAGAGCTGCATTATGTCACGATACATTTAGTGCACATGCAACTAGAGAACACAATAATGCTAACATACTTGCATTAGGAGCTAGAGTAACAGGACCAGGACTTGCTTTAGATATAGTTGATGCTTTCTTAGGAGCAACTTTTGAAGGTGGAAGACACGAAAGAAGAATAGATAAAATATCTGAAATTGAAAAGAAGTATTCAAAATAG
- a CDS encoding low molecular weight protein arginine phosphatase — MNILFVCTGNTCRSCMAEVIFNEISDIKEVTAYSAGISIVHGSKTSSNTADLIKTNFNLDISNRVAKQLVPDDLEKNDLILTMTKYMEGLLKNAFPEQSHKIYSLNSLVGIEYDISDPFGGNIQVYQNTFHSLKKSIELLINKLKEDSGN; from the coding sequence ATGAATATATTGTTTGTTTGTACAGGAAATACATGCAGAAGTTGTATGGCAGAAGTTATTTTCAATGAAATATCAGATATAAAAGAAGTTACGGCATATTCAGCGGGTATTTCAATTGTTCATGGAAGTAAAACATCTTCTAATACTGCAGACCTTATAAAAACTAATTTTAATTTAGATATAAGTAATAGAGTTGCCAAGCAATTAGTGCCTGATGATTTGGAAAAGAATGATTTGATTTTAACCATGACAAAGTATATGGAAGGACTTTTAAAAAATGCTTTTCCTGAGCAGAGTCATAAAATATATAGTTTAAATTCATTAGTTGGTATTGAGTATGATATATCTGATCCATTTGGTGGAAACATTCAAGTGTATCAGAATACTTTTCATTCTCTTAAAAAGAGTATAGAGTTATTGATTAATAAATTAAAAGAAGATAGTGGTAATTAA